The Neovison vison isolate M4711 chromosome 10, ASM_NN_V1, whole genome shotgun sequence genome has a segment encoding these proteins:
- the PKLR gene encoding pyruvate kinase PKLR isoform X1 has translation MEGPAGYLRRASVAQLTHELGTAFFQRQQLSAAMADTFLEHLCLLDIDSEPVAARSTSVIATIGPASHSVDRLKEMIKAGMNIARLNFSHGSHEYHAQSIANIREAVESFATSPLGYRPVAIALDTKGPEIRTGVLRGGPEAEVELVKGSRVLVTVDPAFRTRGDASIVWVDYPNIVKVVSVGGRIYIDDGLISLQVKKIGPDGLETQVESGGLLGSRKGVNLPGAEVDLPGLSEQDVLDLRFGVQHNVDIVFASFVRKASDVAAIRAALGPEGRHIKIISKIENHEGVKKFDEILEVSDGIMVARGDLGIEIPAEKVFLAQKMMIGRCNLAGKPVVCATQMLESMITKPRPTRAETSDVANAVLDGADCIMLSGETAKGLFPVDAVKMQHAIAREAEAAVYHRQLFEELRRAAPLSRDPTEVTAIGAVEAAFKCCAAAIVVLTTTGRSAQLLSRYRPRAVVIAVTRSAQAARQAHLCRGVFPLLYSEPPETIWADDVDRRVQFGIESGKLRGFLRVGDLVIVVTGWRPGSGYTNIMRVLSVS, from the exons ATGGAGG GGCCAGCGGGGTACCTGCGGCGGGCCAGCGTGGCCCAGCTGACCCACGAGCTGGGCACGGCCTTCTTCCAGCGGCAGCAGCTGTCGGCCGCGATGGCAGACACCTTCCTCGAGCACCTTTGCCTGCTGGACATTGACTCGGAGCCCGTGGCAGCCCGCAGCACGAGCGTCATTGCCACCATCG GGCCGGCCTCGCACTCGGTGGACCGCCTCAAGGAGATGATCAAGGCCGGGATGAACATCGCGCGCCTCAACTTCTCGCACGGCTCCCACGAG TACCACGCTCAGTCCATCGCCAACATCCGGGAGGCGGTGGAGAGCTTTGCGACTTCTCCGCTTGGCTACCGGCCGGTGGCCATCGCCCTGGACACCAAGGGACCGGAAATACGCACCGGCGTCCTGCGGGGG GGCCCGGAGGCCGAGGTGGAGCTAGTGAAGGGCTCCCGGGTGCTGGTGACGGTGGACCCGGCGTTCCGGACGCGGGGGGACGCGAGCATCGTGTGGGTGGACTACCCCAATATTGTCAAGGTCGTGTCGGTGGGGGGCCGCATCTACATAGACGACGGGCTCATCTCCCTCCAGGTCAAGAAAATCG GTCCAGATGGGCTGGAGACCCAGGTGGAGAGCGGTGGCCTCCTGGGCAGCCGGAAGGGTGTGAACTTGCCAGGTGCCGAGGTGGACTTGCCCGGACTGTCTGAGCAGGACGTTCTGGACCTCCGTTTTGGGGTGCAGCATAACGTGGACATCGTCTTTGCCTCCTTTGTGCGGAAAGCCAGCGACGTGGCCGCCATCCGGGCTGCTCTGGGGCCCGAAGGACGTCACATCAAGATCATTAGCAAAATCGAGAACCACGAAGGCGTGAAGAA GTTTGATGAAATCCTGGAGGTGAGCGATGGTATCATGGTGGCGCGGGGTGACCTGGGCATCGAGATCCCAGCCGAGAAGGTTTTCCTTGCCCAGAAGATGATGATCGGACGGTGCAACTTGGCGGGCAAGCCGGTCGTCTGCGCCACACAG ATGCTGGAGAGCATGATCACCAAGCCGCGGCCCACCCGTGCAGAGACAAGTGACGTGGCCAACGCTGTGCTGGACGGAGCGGACTGCATCATGCTGTCGGGGGAGACCGCCAAGGGCCTATTCCCAGTGGATGCAGTGAAAATGCAGCACGCG ATAGCTCGCGAGGCGGAGGCTGCCGTGTATCACCGGCAGCTGTTTGAGGAGCTGCGCCGGGCCGCACCCCTGAGCCGCGATCCCACTGAGGTCACAGCCATAGGCGCCGTGGAGGCCGCCTTCAAGTGCTGTGCGGCTGCCATCGTCGTGCTGACCACAACTGGCCG CTCAGCACAGCTGCTGTCTCGGTACCGACCTCGAGCAGTGGTCATTGCTGTCACCCGCTCTGCCCAGGCCGCTCGGCAGGCCCACCTGTGCCGAGGGGTGTTCCCCTTGCTCTACAGTGAACCTCCAGAGACCATCTGGGCGGACGATGTGGATCGCCGGGTCCAATTTGGCATTGAAAGTG GAAAGCTCCGCGGCTTCCTGCGCGTGGGGGACCTGGTGATCGTGGTGACAGGCTGGCGACCTGGGTCTGGCTACACCAACATCATGCGAGTTCTGAGCGTATCCTGA
- the PKLR gene encoding pyruvate kinase PKLR isoform X2, whose amino-acid sequence MADTFLEHLCLLDIDSEPVAARSTSVIATIGPASHSVDRLKEMIKAGMNIARLNFSHGSHEYHAQSIANIREAVESFATSPLGYRPVAIALDTKGPEIRTGVLRGGPEAEVELVKGSRVLVTVDPAFRTRGDASIVWVDYPNIVKVVSVGGRIYIDDGLISLQVKKIGPDGLETQVESGGLLGSRKGVNLPGAEVDLPGLSEQDVLDLRFGVQHNVDIVFASFVRKASDVAAIRAALGPEGRHIKIISKIENHEGVKKFDEILEVSDGIMVARGDLGIEIPAEKVFLAQKMMIGRCNLAGKPVVCATQMLESMITKPRPTRAETSDVANAVLDGADCIMLSGETAKGLFPVDAVKMQHAIAREAEAAVYHRQLFEELRRAAPLSRDPTEVTAIGAVEAAFKCCAAAIVVLTTTGRSAQLLSRYRPRAVVIAVTRSAQAARQAHLCRGVFPLLYSEPPETIWADDVDRRVQFGIESGKLRGFLRVGDLVIVVTGWRPGSGYTNIMRVLSVS is encoded by the exons ATGGCAGACACCTTCCTCGAGCACCTTTGCCTGCTGGACATTGACTCGGAGCCCGTGGCAGCCCGCAGCACGAGCGTCATTGCCACCATCG GGCCGGCCTCGCACTCGGTGGACCGCCTCAAGGAGATGATCAAGGCCGGGATGAACATCGCGCGCCTCAACTTCTCGCACGGCTCCCACGAG TACCACGCTCAGTCCATCGCCAACATCCGGGAGGCGGTGGAGAGCTTTGCGACTTCTCCGCTTGGCTACCGGCCGGTGGCCATCGCCCTGGACACCAAGGGACCGGAAATACGCACCGGCGTCCTGCGGGGG GGCCCGGAGGCCGAGGTGGAGCTAGTGAAGGGCTCCCGGGTGCTGGTGACGGTGGACCCGGCGTTCCGGACGCGGGGGGACGCGAGCATCGTGTGGGTGGACTACCCCAATATTGTCAAGGTCGTGTCGGTGGGGGGCCGCATCTACATAGACGACGGGCTCATCTCCCTCCAGGTCAAGAAAATCG GTCCAGATGGGCTGGAGACCCAGGTGGAGAGCGGTGGCCTCCTGGGCAGCCGGAAGGGTGTGAACTTGCCAGGTGCCGAGGTGGACTTGCCCGGACTGTCTGAGCAGGACGTTCTGGACCTCCGTTTTGGGGTGCAGCATAACGTGGACATCGTCTTTGCCTCCTTTGTGCGGAAAGCCAGCGACGTGGCCGCCATCCGGGCTGCTCTGGGGCCCGAAGGACGTCACATCAAGATCATTAGCAAAATCGAGAACCACGAAGGCGTGAAGAA GTTTGATGAAATCCTGGAGGTGAGCGATGGTATCATGGTGGCGCGGGGTGACCTGGGCATCGAGATCCCAGCCGAGAAGGTTTTCCTTGCCCAGAAGATGATGATCGGACGGTGCAACTTGGCGGGCAAGCCGGTCGTCTGCGCCACACAG ATGCTGGAGAGCATGATCACCAAGCCGCGGCCCACCCGTGCAGAGACAAGTGACGTGGCCAACGCTGTGCTGGACGGAGCGGACTGCATCATGCTGTCGGGGGAGACCGCCAAGGGCCTATTCCCAGTGGATGCAGTGAAAATGCAGCACGCG ATAGCTCGCGAGGCGGAGGCTGCCGTGTATCACCGGCAGCTGTTTGAGGAGCTGCGCCGGGCCGCACCCCTGAGCCGCGATCCCACTGAGGTCACAGCCATAGGCGCCGTGGAGGCCGCCTTCAAGTGCTGTGCGGCTGCCATCGTCGTGCTGACCACAACTGGCCG CTCAGCACAGCTGCTGTCTCGGTACCGACCTCGAGCAGTGGTCATTGCTGTCACCCGCTCTGCCCAGGCCGCTCGGCAGGCCCACCTGTGCCGAGGGGTGTTCCCCTTGCTCTACAGTGAACCTCCAGAGACCATCTGGGCGGACGATGTGGATCGCCGGGTCCAATTTGGCATTGAAAGTG GAAAGCTCCGCGGCTTCCTGCGCGTGGGGGACCTGGTGATCGTGGTGACAGGCTGGCGACCTGGGTCTGGCTACACCAACATCATGCGAGTTCTGAGCGTATCCTGA